Below is a genomic region from Botrytis cinerea B05.10 chromosome 2, complete sequence.
TCCATGCATTCATTCCAACCCAGCTTAtggttcatcatcatcatcatcatcaccctcCAATCTTATATGCATACCAAGCTACATGCCTCCTACCTACACATCCTAGCTTCCGATGCCACATACCTCaactcaatatcaaaaacttaATCCAACCAGCCATGTCTTTCATCCcatgtcatatcatatcatatcgcGCATCGCAATCAAAAGTAACCACAGTAGCCATCATCTAACAAACTCAACCATCCTAGTTACTCAATGCCGTGCAGTCtctcatcatcccattcatcaGATCGGCCGATGAAGATGCCACCACCAAGCATACCGGTCACGGAAAAGCCATTCCCGGTGGAGGTCCTCGAACCACTCTTCTCGAACATCACAAACCAGAGAAGCTACTCCAGCTGCTAGATTTCAATCTCCCCATcaatggaagaggaaaacaTGGTTTGTTATCAACCATCGAGCAAGTGCTCAAATACAGTGTGAATACGTGGGACCAAGGATTCTTAGACAAACTGTATGCAAGCACCAACGCGGTACGTATTCATATGCATCGGCCTGCATCCACAATTGAAGCGGTGAAAGTTACACCTTCAGCAAGTCCTCCAGCTGAAAACCCATCGATAGGTAGGAATTATCTCGGAATTGATTTTGGCCGTTTTAAATACAAATGTAAGTTTCTTCCTTCATGGGTCGTCTCGTGTCGACTGATAACCTTGCATGTCACCTCGTGTCAGCCCTATACTAAATCGTCAAATAGGTTCATGTATACCAAGTTTCCCCAGCCCTGACCATTATTGAAAAAACCACGGCAAAATCGTTTGCCAATCTTTTCGGTTTCAATGGCCCTCACGCCGGTGGTATCTCCACTCAAGGTGGCTCGGCTTCAAACACAACCTCCATGATCATTGCCCGCAATACTCTTTTCCCAGACACCAaacaaaatggaaatggaaaccATCAATTCGTTCTCTTCACTTCGGCCCATGGCCACTATTCGCTGGAAAAAGCTGCTCAGATGTGTGGCCTCGGATCCAACAACGTGATTCCCGTCCCCGTTGATTCGCAAGGTCGCATGATCCCCTCGGAACTCGACTCCCTCATCCAAAAGAGCATATCCGAAAACAAAACTCCCTTTTACGTAAATGCCACCGCCGGAACCACCATCTATGGTTCCTACGACCCCTTTACCGAAATCTCCGCCATCTGTAAAGCCCACAATCTCTGGTTACACATCGATGCTTCGTGGGGTGGTCCCGCCATCTTCTCTCCCACCCACGCCTCCAAATTAAAAGGATCTCACCTCGCCGATTCCCTGGCCGTAAACCCGCACAAAATGTTAAATGCCCCCGTAACCTGTTCCTTCCTGCTCGCACCCGACCTCACAAAATTCCACAAAGCAAACACCCTACCCGCAGACTACCTCTTCCACACCATCGAAGACGGAGCCGAAGTCTGGGATCTCGCCGATCTCACATTGCAATGCGGTCGTCGTGGGGATTCCCTCAAATTAGCTCTATCCTGGATCTACTACGGTACATCAGGCTTCCAGCAACAAATCGACCATGCATTTTCCGTGGCGGGATATTTTGCTCAATTAGTCAACGAGCACAAGGACTTCGTACTTGTTTCTGAAAATCCTCCGCCCTGTCTACAGGTGTGTTTCTACTATGCCAAGGATGGGAAACTAGGAGGAAAAGAACAGAATACCAAAATCACGCAGGATGTCGCGCAGAAATTGTTGACGAGAGGATTTATGGTGGATTATGCGAGTGGGGAAAAGGGGAAATTCTTCAGAGCCGTCGTCAATGTACAGACGAGACGGGAAACGATGGAGGGTTTGGTGAAAGCGATTGTGGAGATTGGAGAGGGTGTTGTGGTGTAGATTTggaagggaggggaagaaagagaagataagTACGAGGATACATTTCATTCATGGTCTTTTGAAACTAGATGATTAGAAAGACATTTGGAtttttgttgttattgttattattgtgATTCTTCATGATAATACAACTCGaccaaaagaaatcaaacgaattttttatatcaaattccatTACACACAAGAACCTCATTAGTCAATTAACCTTAACAAACAGTATTcccatcaatttcatccCAACATCCTAAactccctttctctctctccctccccaatCAAAAATCGCCCCTCTTCAAAACCGGTTGAAACATCGAAATAACACTTTTTCTCCAccttcccctttccttttctcttctcccatctctttccatctcactctccctctctccatctatattcccctctctctctccatccccatccacccCACTCATCTCCTCAATCGTAATCCACTTatcctctctccccctccccctcttcttctctctctccctttctttttcctctctccccatccctctccccattcccatccccatccctccAATAGTAAATCTCCTCTCCTTATCTTTCCCTCTtatcctcctctcctcacccactcctccccccctccccccaatcGTGaatctcctttccctctccctctccctttcctccCCTCCAAACCCCAGTTTACTAACCCGAAACCCGCCATTCCCATCATAAgtccttctccattctcgATTTTGCGATCGTTCTTCTGCGGCTGTCTTGGTGCTGCTGTAGAGGTATGTGATTGCTGATTTCATGGTtgtgtttcttttttttcctttgggGGTCTGCTGTGTTTTTGGTTGAGGATCTGTTGTGCTGGCTGTGTTGTATggtttgatgtgatgtgatgtgatgtgatgtgatgtgatgtgatgtgatgtgatgttgttgatactttgatattcttcttcttgacgtagatggatggatggaggatggatagatggatataaatataaagatatgaTAAATGTTTAAATCTATAAAGTCGATAACCTTATATATCCAACAATGAGGGTTTGTActgtatagtatagtattgTATAGAGAGGGTTGAATCAAGAGTTGTGGGTAGTGATTGAGTAATTATATCATCGAGGACTTTCAGATGTGATATGTTTTAATAGACCActgtatatatgtatatatacgATAAATCTAAAGAGTCTAAAGAACCAGAATAAAACAAAGattgaaaacgaaaacaAAACCCCCAATCAACGCAACACCCAGCcagataaataaataaacacaTTCGACTaacccctctcccctcctctcccccttccctccGCTCCATCTCCTTTCCCATTGATCGTTTCCTACATACAAACCTGCATACCTACATCGCACCTACGCACTCACCCTCCCATCCACCCGATGCGAAAACATCACACACGATTCATAATCTCGCAACGGAACCCTCTATATCTTACCGTACTTTTACTCCACACCCCTCTTTCTTTGTCGATCAATTATGCATTATGCATTATACATTCAGgttcgagattcgagattcgagtCTCCCTACCAGTAAACATACATACCAAATAAATTCCACCCAACTCAACTCATCACAGACAGACAGTATCAATCCCTCCAGCGAGAAGTAAActaaaccaaaccaaactgAACTAAAGTttcaccccctccccctcttgCTCCATCTCCCCCCTCCCGAAACATCCACCAAGCCAACATCCACCAAGCCAACATCCCCAATCCCTCACCCCCATCGTCTCACGAAAAACACCCGAcgaatcccaaatccaaaaaaaacccccaaaaatgaaaatccatGCACAATTCCCATGCGAGCGAAACGAGCAAAGTACTCGTTAATTGGCCATGGTCAGGAACTTgttttcgtttcgtttcgtttcgtttcgcTTCGTGTCAGAGAGGGCTGAGGACATATGTAGTTGAGAGAGAGCACAGACGGATTTCATACTCGAGTGTAACATTGGCATCAAGCATTCACATCATCCATCGTACACCACATACATGTGCGGATTTTCAGCAACAATTAATTCCAGAGTATCTGCGTGAGTATATGAATGAGTATATGACACATACCAAACCATCAAGACCAATCCGATCGAATAATTAATCAAGTGAGGATATACGATTAGCTCTAACGTCTATACAGTCTCCCAATCACTCGTCTTcgatgaaataaaattggAATATCTTATCCATACAAAAGCAGTGAGTAAATTGGAGAACAGAATCTACCCATCTAATTCTATATATGAAAACCATACATATATCTCTTTCATAGAATGATGCCGTGAACACattttcatccatccattcattcattcatccaactctcatttctcattttcgACTTCCGCAAATGCGAGTTGAAATCTACAATAAACATATCAATCCTCAGAATTACTTCTACAAGAAATTACAAATATCTTTTCTCCTGTATCTCCTCATAAGCCTGGATTTGATCTCCGATTTGGAAGTCTGTCCATCCTGAAAATCCCATACCGCATTCACCACcctttttcatttctgaAACGTCTTTCTTTACGTTCTTAAGGGATTCGAGTTTACCTATCAAATCAGTTagtatattgaatttcaattacTCCTCGAAATGGGAGTTGGGTAAAGACAAGACGGTgataaaatgaaaagaaaataataagtAATGACATACCATCAAACACCTTCTCCCCATCTCTCAACACCCTATACCTATCGTCCTTCGACACGGTACCATTACGAACCTTACAGCCTGCTACACTCCTATATTTCCTTCccttgatattgatatcaaaaatctGTGCCACCACAGCTTCACCTAATACTCTTTGGGTAACCAATGGTGGTAGAAATTTCGACATCTCAGCTCTTACATCATCCATTAATCTATAGATGATATTATGATCCAAGATCTTGACCTTATTTTGTGCAGCAAATTGAGCGATATTTGGTTCAACCTCAGTGTTGAAGTTAATAACGTAACCTTTTGCAGTGGCAGCGTGTTCGATATCAGATTCACTAAGTTTACCGACTCCAGATCGAAGGACGATAGGTTCGATTTCTTTAGTACCAGTTGCGTTCAATTGATCGACTACTGCTTCGACGGATCCACTCACATCTCCTTTGATGACAAAGTAGACAGGTTTAGGACCGGTAGGATCTTTGTTAGGAGTAGCAGAATCATTGGTCTCGCCTTCTTCGCCAAGAAGGGCAGATTCCTTCTCCGCTTTTTCACGTTCGCGTTTATCGTGTTCCATTTTGCGATTCTCATTGATAGCTTCCATATCCGCGGCTAATttatctctttcctctttctcaaGTCGGAACTCAATAACACTCTTAGCTTTTGCTTCATCAGGAGCTTGAAGAACTTCATCTCCAGCAGCTGGTtgttctctccatccatcaatttctACTGGTATACCTGGACCagcttcttcaatctccataCCAGCTTCATTGCGTAGACATCTAATTCTAGCCCAAGTTTTACCAGCGACGATGAAATCACCAGGTCGCATAGTACCTCTTCTAACCAAGACTGTAGCAACCTTACCCATAGACTTGATACTTGCTTCGATGACATAACCTTCTGCTGGACCATCTATTTCGGCACGCACATCAAGAATTTCGGATAACGTAACCGCggcttcttccaaatcatccattcctCTTCCGGTTTTGCCACTGACGCATACGACTTGAGTGTCACCACCAAAATCTTCTACATCAACTCCATGACGAGCAAGATCTTGTTTAACTCgctcaatatcaatttcagGCTTATCGATTTTGTTGATTGCGACAATAATCGGTACCTTGGCTGCTTTGGCATGATTGATAGCTTCAATAGTTTGTGGTTTGACACTATCATCTGCTGCAACAACCAAAATCACAATATCAGTAACATTAGCACCTCTTTGACGCATGCTCAAGAAAGCTTCATGTCCAGGAGTATCGAGGAAAGTAATTGTCTTTCCTGAAGGCATAGGTACAGAGAAAGCTCCGATATGTTGTGTAATACCACCATGTTCTGATGCCGCAACCGAAGATTTTCGTAGATAGTCAAGGATTGTAGTTTTACCATGATCAACGTGTCCCATAATAGTAACAACCGGAGCTCTTTGAGGTAATATTGATGGATCTTCCGCTGGAGGTCTagctttcaaatcttcagaTTCGCCTCTTTCAATAATGGCTTCGAAATTGTATTCCATAGCAATAAGTCCAGCATTTTCAGCATTCAAAATGTGATCATGATTAACACCTTCGAAACCCAACTCTTCCAATTTGTCGAGGAAATCTTCCAGTTTGACCCTAAGTGCGACTGCTAAATTCGAGACACTGATGAACTCGGGCAAGATCATAGGGGTTGGTGCAGCTGCTTTCTTTGCTGCCTTTTCACgctttctttgccttttgAGTTCTGCTCGCTCAGCAGCTAACTCACTcgcctcatcatcatcttggtccatttttatttctcGCTGTCTCCTGGCTGCTTTTTTGGCTTGCTTACTGTGGGCATTTTTTGGCAATGAGTGATCTCTGTGGTTTGGATTGTCCCCGATATCTTCGTCGGCTCCCCAACGCCCTGATAACCTACGATGCCTCGTTTCTAATTCCGCTGGAGATGAAAATTCGTTGATCACTTTTTCACGCACATCCGACCCCTCTGGCTCTGTCGCTAGTGGACTATAAGCTGCCTGTTTTCCGGCAGGCTTTTCAACCGgatcttcatattcttgTGGTTTTGCCGTCTCAATCAATGGGCTTGGACTTGCTAAACCGGGGATCTTGAAACCACTTCCACCAACCTTACCAAAGCCTGCGCCAAATGAAGGTCCGAAAGATCCAAGGGGTTTCAACATACTGCGAGCAGATTGTGTTGATTGAGCAGATTGTGCTGGGCGTACGGGTTCAGAACTTGCGGCATGGCGTGAATTGAATATAGACCTGCTGTGAACATTGTTTTGCGAGGATTGATAATCGTTCGTAGGACTCGTTTGTGAGGTTTGGGCCATGTCAGTACCTCGATTATAACTATTTGGCCTACT
It encodes:
- the Bcifm1 gene encoding Bcifm1, with protein sequence MRRGSNLLKEASAPSVCAFCWHRLGAIGPTSQTQRRFLQSSNSRSKPPAEGTAVQEPEEYESTLHPQPKAPAGPWRPGPGMGSGFSKPAFGGSKIPGVGSSASFGRPAAGIPMKSRIPDPPKPERPAQPSPEEEFHTSQQRKVEIHSGPGPETNRAFRPLPRSQKEKLEIAKVAARRKETMGIHAMNRQHTIQDAPLRFFEKDDSRIRSQTSSQIIDDSTETSTPSESVDEPSKDISKWSQLRKKAEENRPTTSVQPPRDPITEAQSRREQEASSGTYTPLRSRLPSERGRFTQVPRADMWSRPNSYNRGTDMAQTSQTSPTNDYQSSQNNVHSRSIFNSRHAASSEPVRPAQSAQSTQSARSMLKPLGSFGPSFGAGFGKVGGSGFKIPGLASPSPLIETAKPQEYEDPVEKPAGKQAAYSPLATEPEGSDVREKVINEFSSPAELETRHRRLSGRWGADEDIGDNPNHRDHSLPKNAHSKQAKKAARRQREIKMDQDDDEASELAAERAELKRQRKREKAAKKAAAPTPMILPEFISVSNLAVALRVKLEDFLDKLEELGFEGVNHDHILNAENAGLIAMEYNFEAIIERGESEDLKARPPAEDPSILPQRAPVVTIMGHVDHGKTTILDYLRKSSVAASEHGGITQHIGAFSVPMPSGKTITFLDTPGHEAFLSMRQRGANVTDIVILVVAADDSVKPQTIEAINHAKAAKVPIIVAINKIDKPEIDIERVKQDLARHGVDVEDFGGDTQVVCVSGKTGRGMDDLEEAAVTLSEILDVRAEIDGPAEGYVIEASIKSMGKVATVLVRRGTMRPGDFIVAGKTWARIRCLRNEAGMEIEEAGPGIPVEIDGWREQPAAGDEVLQAPDEAKAKSVIEFRLEKEERDKLAADMEAINENRKMEHDKREREKAEKESALLGEEGETNDSATPNKDPTGPKPVYFVIKGDVSGSVEAVVDQLNATGTKEIEPIVLRSGVGKLSESDIEHAATAKGYVINFNTEVEPNIAQFAAQNKVKILDHNIIYRLMDDVRAEMSKFLPPLVTQRVLGEAVVAQIFDINIKGRKYRSVAGCKVRNGTVSKDDRYRVLRDGEKVFDGKLESLKNVKKDVSEMKKGGECGMGFSGWTDFQIGDQIQAYEEIQEKRYL